Proteins co-encoded in one Prunus persica cultivar Lovell chromosome G6, Prunus_persica_NCBIv2, whole genome shotgun sequence genomic window:
- the LOC18774198 gene encoding 18.1 kDa class I heat shock protein encodes MSIIPSFRRGSIFDPFSLDVWDPFKDFPFPSSSSLSTFPEFSENSAFLNTRIDWKETPEAHLFKADLPGLKKEEVKVEVEDNRVLQISGERNVEKEDKNDKWHRVERSSGKFLRRFQLPENAKLDEIKAAMENGVLSVTVPKADVKKAEVKAIEISG; translated from the coding sequence ATGTCGATCATTCCCAGCTTCCGACGAGGCAGCATTTTCGACCCTTTCTCTCTCGATGTCTGGGACCCATTCAAGGATTTCCCATTCCCTTCCTCTTCATCACTCTCCACATTCCCTGAATTTTCCGAAAATTCAGCTTTCCTGAACACGAGGATCGACTGGAAGGAGACCCCGGAAGCCCACTTGTTCAAGGCCGACCTTCCGGGgctgaagaaagaagaggtgaAGGTGGAGGTTGAAGACAATAGGGTGCTTCAGATCAGCGGAGAGAGGAACGTAGAGAAGGAGGACAAGAACGACAAGTGGCACAGAGTGGAGCGCAGCAGCGGCAAGTTCTTGAGGAGGTTTCAGCTTCCTGAAAACGCAAAGTTGGACGAGATTAAGGCTGCAATGGAGAATGGGGTTCTGAGTGTCACTGTGCCAAAGGCAGATGTGAAGAAGGCTGAAGTCAAAGCCATTGAAATCTCTGGTTAA
- the LOC18772988 gene encoding 18.5 kDa class I heat shock protein produces the protein MSIIPSFRRGSIFDPFSLDLWDSLKDFPFPSSSSLSTFPEVSLEKSTFLNTRIDWKETPEAHVFKADLPGLKKEEVKVEVADDRVLQISGERNVEKEDKNDKWHRVERSSGKFLRRFQLPENAKVDEIKAAMENGVLSVTVPKAKVKKPDVKAIEISG, from the coding sequence ATGTCGATCATCCCCAGCTTCCGACGAGGCAGCATTTTCGACCCTTTCTCTCTCGATCTCTGGGACTCCTTAAAGGATTTTCCATTCCCTTCCTCCTCATCACTTTCCACATTCCCTGAAGTTTCCCTGGAAAAATCAACTTTCCTGAACACCAGAATCGACTGGAAGGAGACCCCAGAAGCCCACGTGTTCAAGGCAGACCTCCCGGGgctgaagaaagaagaggtgaAGGTGGAGGTTGCAGACGACAGGGTTCTTCAGATCAGCGGAGAGAGGAACGTAGAGAAGGAGGACAAGAATGACAAGTGGCACAGAGTGGAGCGCAGCAGCGGCAAGTTCTTGAGGAGGTTTCAGCTTCCTGAGAATGCAAAGGTGGACGAGATTAAGGCTGCAATGGAGAATGGGGTTCTGAGTGTCACTGTTCCAAAGGCAAAGGTGAAGAAGCCTGATGTCAAAGCCATTGAAATATCTGGTTAA
- the LOC18772092 gene encoding 18.5 kDa class I heat shock protein → MSIIPNFRRSSIFDPFSLDLWDPFKDFQFPSSSSLSTFPEFSRENSAFLNTRIDWKETPEAHVFKADIPGLKKEEVKVEVEDDRVLQISGERNVEKEDKNDKWHRVERSSGKFLRRFQLPENAKVNEIKAAMENGVLSVTVPKTEVKKPHAKAIEISG, encoded by the coding sequence ATGTCGATCATACCCAACTTCCGACGAAGCAGTATTTTCGACCCTTTCTCTCTTGATCTCTGGGACCCCTTCAAGGATTTCCAATTCCCTTCCTCCTCATCACTCTCCACATTCCCTGAATTTTCCCGGGAAAATTCTGCTTTTCTGAACACTAGAATAGACTGGAAGGAGACCCCAGAAGCTCATGTGTTCAAGGCTGACATTCCGGGgctgaagaaagaagaggtgaAGGTGGAGGTTGAAGACGACAGGGTGCTTCAGATCAGTGGAGAGAGGAATGTAGAGAAGGAGGACAAGAACGACAAGTGGCACAGGGTGGAGCGCAGCAGCGGCAAGTTCTTGAGGAGGTTTCAGCTTCCTGAGAATGCCAAGGTAAATGAGATTAAGGCTGCAATGGAGAATGGGGTTCTGAGTGTCACTGTTCCCAAGACAGAGGTGAAGAAGCCTCATGCCAAAGCCATTGAAATCTCTGGTTGA
- the LOC18774675 gene encoding 18.5 kDa class I heat shock protein, whose amino-acid sequence MSIIPNFRRGSIFDPFSLDLWEPLKDFPFPSSSSLSTFPEFSRENSAFLNTRIDWKETPEAHVFKADLPGLKKEEVKVEVEDDRVLQISGERNVEKEDKNDKWHRVERSSGKFSRRFQLPENAKLNEIKAAMENGVLSVTVPKAEVKKPDVKAIEISG is encoded by the coding sequence ATGTCGATCATCCCCAACTTCCGACGAGGCAGCATTTTTGACCCTTTCTCTCTCGATCTCTGGGAACCCTTAAAGGATTTCCCATTCCCTTCCTCCTCATCACTCTCCACATTCCCTGAATTTTCCCGGGAAAATTCAGCTTTCCTGAACACCAGAATCGACTGGAAGGAGACCCCAGAAGCCCACGTGTTCAAGGCAGACCTTCCGGGgctgaagaaagaagaggtgaAGGTGGAGGTTGAAGACGACAGGGTGCTTCAGATCAGCGGAGAGAGGAACGTAGAGAAGGAGGACAAGAACGACAAGTGGCACAGAGTGGAGCGCAGCAGCGGCAAGTTCTCGAGGAGGTTTCAGCTTCCTGAAAATGCAAAGTTGAACGAGATTAAGGCTGCAATGGAGAATGGGGTTCTGAGTGTCACTGTTCCAAAGGCAGAGGTGAAGAAGCCTGATGTCAAAGCCATTGAAATCTCTGGTTAA